A window of Sphingobacterium sp. lm-10 contains these coding sequences:
- the gyrB gene encoding DNA topoisomerase (ATP-hydrolyzing) subunit B, with translation MSEENKNVSTYSADNIQVLEGLEAVRKRPSMYIGDTGVKGLHHLVYEVVDNSIDEAVAGYCTDILVTIHENNSVSVRDNGRGIPTGINKKENRSALELVMTVLHAGGKFDKDTYKVSGGLHGVGVSCVNALSTDLRAEIHREGKVFVQEYKQGKPQFEVKEIGESDKTGTIVTFQPDPEIFTMTTVYNYDTLANRLRELSFLNKGIELTLVDERESVEDGSFRQDVFLSEGGLSEFVKYLDGTRQPLIPEPIHVEGIKQGIPVELALQYNDTFSENVHSYVNNINTVEGGSHVAGFRRGLTRTLKKYADESGLLKNLKVEITGDDFREGLSAVISVKVAEPQFEGQTKTKLGNSEVMGAVDMAVGEILSTYLEENPKEARTIVQKVVIAAQARAAARKARELVQRKTVMSGSGLPGKLADCSSSDPALCEIFFVEGDSAGGTAKQGRDRKFQAIMPLRGKILNVEKAMEHKIYENEEIKNMFTALGVSIGTEEDPKALNTAKLRYHKIIIMTDADVDGSHIATLILTFYFRYMRELVEQGYIYIATPPLYLVKKGKEGEYAWNEEQRLAAIQRLKGGGREDSVHVQRYKGLGEMNAEQLWETTMNPELRTLRQVTIDNAAECDRVFSMLMGDEVAPRREFIEKNARYARIDI, from the coding sequence ATGAGCGAAGAAAATAAAAATGTATCTACGTATTCCGCGGATAATATCCAGGTACTGGAAGGGTTGGAAGCAGTACGTAAGCGTCCATCCATGTATATCGGCGATACCGGGGTTAAAGGTTTGCACCACTTGGTATATGAGGTCGTAGACAACTCTATCGATGAGGCGGTAGCTGGATATTGTACTGATATTCTAGTTACTATTCATGAAAACAATTCCGTATCTGTGCGTGACAACGGTCGGGGTATCCCAACAGGTATCAATAAGAAAGAAAACAGGTCTGCTTTAGAGCTCGTGATGACGGTTTTGCATGCCGGTGGTAAATTCGATAAAGACACCTACAAAGTGTCTGGAGGATTGCACGGTGTGGGTGTATCCTGTGTGAATGCCTTGTCTACAGATCTGCGCGCTGAAATACACCGCGAGGGTAAAGTCTTTGTGCAGGAGTATAAACAGGGTAAGCCACAATTTGAGGTAAAGGAGATTGGCGAGAGTGATAAGACAGGTACTATAGTTACCTTTCAGCCAGATCCCGAGATCTTCACCATGACCACCGTTTATAATTATGATACCTTAGCGAACAGGCTTCGTGAATTATCTTTTTTAAATAAAGGTATAGAATTGACGTTGGTCGATGAGCGTGAAAGTGTTGAGGATGGTTCGTTCCGTCAGGATGTGTTTCTTTCTGAAGGCGGTTTGAGCGAGTTTGTGAAGTATCTGGATGGTACACGCCAGCCCTTGATCCCAGAGCCAATTCACGTGGAAGGAATCAAACAAGGTATTCCGGTAGAGTTGGCTTTGCAATACAATGATACTTTTTCGGAAAATGTACATTCTTATGTAAACAATATCAACACGGTAGAAGGTGGTTCGCATGTAGCGGGATTTCGTCGCGGACTAACCCGTACCTTGAAAAAATATGCAGATGAATCGGGTCTGTTAAAAAACCTGAAAGTAGAAATCACAGGAGATGACTTCCGAGAAGGTTTATCAGCTGTGATCTCGGTGAAAGTAGCGGAACCTCAATTTGAGGGACAGACCAAAACTAAATTAGGAAACTCCGAAGTGATGGGTGCGGTAGATATGGCCGTCGGCGAAATTTTAAGCACTTACTTGGAGGAAAATCCTAAAGAAGCCAGAACAATCGTACAGAAAGTCGTCATTGCGGCACAGGCTCGCGCTGCAGCGCGTAAAGCACGTGAATTGGTGCAACGGAAAACGGTGATGAGTGGTTCTGGCCTTCCTGGAAAACTTGCAGATTGTTCAAGTAGCGATCCCGCACTTTGTGAGATCTTCTTTGTCGAGGGTGACTCGGCGGGTGGTACGGCAAAGCAAGGACGCGACCGTAAATTTCAGGCGATCATGCCACTTCGTGGAAAAATCTTAAACGTAGAGAAAGCCATGGAGCATAAGATCTACGAAAACGAAGAAATCAAGAATATGTTTACCGCGTTAGGGGTGAGCATCGGCACAGAAGAAGATCCGAAAGCATTAAACACCGCCAAACTGCGTTATCATAAAATTATCATCATGACGGATGCGGATGTCGATGGTAGCCACATTGCTACCTTGATCTTGACTTTCTATTTCCGGTATATGCGTGAACTGGTTGAGCAGGGATATATTTATATCGCTACACCACCACTTTATTTAGTGAAGAAAGGTAAAGAGGGCGAATACGCGTGGAACGAAGAACAACGTCTTGCCGCAATCCAGCGCCTCAAAGGCGGAGGCCGGGAAGATAGTGTACATGTACAGCGCTATAAAGGTCTTGGTGAGATGAATGCAGAGCAGCTGTGGGAGACAACGATGAACCCAGAACTAAGGACATTGCGTCAGGTTACCATCGATAATGCTGCGGAGTGCGATCGTGTTTTCTCCATGCTAATGGGTGATGAAGTAGCGCCTAGACGTGAATTTATTGAGAAGAACGCGCGCTATGCGCGAATAGATATCTAA
- a CDS encoding Gfo/Idh/MocA family oxidoreductase, translating to MKSKLRVLVVGCGNMGASHAHAYHHMGDFEIVGLVSKGQSKEALNASLGAEYPLFGDYYWALSETRPDAVCISTYPDTHEPFAIAAFEAGAHVFLEKPMADTIPGAQRVMEAAIKADRKLVIGYILRYHPSWIQFIAQARNMGSPLVMRMNLNQQSQGYMWDVHRNLMKTISPIVDCGVHYIDVMCQMTDAKPLQVSAIGARLTEDIAPDNYNYGQLQIRFDDGSVGWYEAGWGPMISETAFFVKDVFGPKGSVSIVAKEASATGKSHSIDAHTKTESLRVHHAAIDSENKFLRQDEYIDLQDEPDHQELCNREQQYFLRAIQENLDLSKEMQDAFNSLSIAMACDESVKTGQIVQLTEAE from the coding sequence ATGAAGTCTAAATTGAGAGTATTGGTGGTCGGATGTGGCAATATGGGAGCCTCCCACGCGCATGCCTACCATCATATGGGCGATTTTGAAATTGTCGGATTAGTATCCAAGGGTCAGAGTAAAGAAGCGCTGAACGCGAGTCTGGGGGCAGAGTACCCCCTGTTCGGAGATTATTATTGGGCACTGTCTGAAACAAGGCCTGATGCGGTTTGCATCTCCACCTATCCTGATACACACGAACCTTTTGCTATCGCTGCATTTGAAGCTGGCGCACATGTGTTTCTGGAAAAGCCAATGGCAGACACCATCCCTGGCGCGCAACGTGTGATGGAAGCTGCTATAAAAGCAGATAGGAAGCTCGTTATTGGCTATATCTTGCGCTATCACCCTTCGTGGATACAATTCATTGCGCAGGCGCGCAACATGGGTAGCCCGTTGGTGATGCGGATGAATTTAAATCAGCAAAGCCAAGGTTATATGTGGGATGTACATCGTAACCTGATGAAAACCATTAGTCCGATTGTAGACTGTGGTGTGCATTATATCGATGTGATGTGTCAGATGACGGATGCTAAGCCTTTGCAAGTGTCTGCTATCGGGGCGAGGTTGACAGAGGATATCGCGCCAGATAATTATAACTACGGTCAGTTGCAGATCCGTTTCGATGATGGCAGTGTAGGTTGGTATGAAGCAGGGTGGGGGCCAATGATCAGTGAAACCGCCTTCTTTGTAAAAGATGTATTTGGTCCTAAAGGTAGTGTGTCTATTGTTGCAAAAGAAGCTTCTGCTACTGGTAAGTCACATTCTATAGACGCGCACACCAAAACAGAATCATTACGCGTGCATCATGCAGCTATTGATTCGGAGAATAAATTCTTGCGACAAGATGAATACATAGATCTACAAGACGAGCCAGATCATCAAGAGCTTTGTAATCGTGAACAGCAATACTTTCTTCGTGCCATCCAAGAAAACCTTGATTTGAGCAAAGAAATGCAAGATGCTTTCAATAGCTTAAGCATTGCTATGGCTTGTGATGAATCTGTAAAGACCGGACAAATCGTTCAGCTGACGGAAGCTGAGTAA
- the rplS gene encoding 50S ribosomal protein L19: protein MDLVKFVEEQAVAKNDIPAFKAGDTISVHYKIREGNKERVQVYQGVVIQLNSEGANATFTVRKMSNSIGVERIFPINSPNIDKIVVNSYGKVRRAKLFYLRGLTGKAARIKSRRV from the coding sequence ATGGATTTAGTAAAATTTGTAGAAGAACAAGCGGTAGCGAAAAATGACATCCCCGCTTTCAAAGCCGGAGATACCATTAGCGTTCATTATAAAATTCGCGAAGGAAATAAAGAGCGTGTACAGGTATATCAAGGTGTAGTTATTCAATTGAACAGCGAAGGTGCTAACGCAACTTTCACAGTACGTAAGATGTCTAACAGTATTGGTGTGGAGCGTATTTTCCCTATCAACTCACCTAATATCGACAAAATCGTTGTTAATAGCTACGGTAAAGTTCGTAGAGCGAAATTGTTCTACCTACGTGGACTTACTGGTAAAGCAGCTCGTATCAAATCGAGACGCGTATAA
- a CDS encoding DUF1801 domain-containing protein, whose product MAKAKTTHTGQNVADFVNSYVDNEQKKADSFQLMELLQEWSGVEPIMFGPSIIGFGNYHYKYASGHEGDAPVLGFSPRKAALTLYVYSHTERSQLVLADLGKFKMSKACIYVKKLSDINLSALKELCIETIKYISEHHECSCRVK is encoded by the coding sequence ATGGCAAAAGCAAAGACAACGCACACTGGGCAGAACGTAGCAGATTTTGTAAACTCATACGTGGACAACGAACAGAAAAAGGCGGATAGTTTTCAACTGATGGAGCTACTGCAAGAATGGTCGGGTGTAGAACCAATAATGTTCGGGCCGAGCATTATTGGTTTTGGAAATTACCATTATAAATATGCCAGTGGACACGAAGGAGATGCACCTGTGCTTGGGTTTTCTCCGAGAAAGGCTGCACTTACATTATATGTTTATTCTCACACAGAAAGAAGTCAATTAGTTTTAGCTGACCTAGGTAAATTCAAAATGAGTAAAGCCTGTATCTATGTAAAAAAACTTTCAGACATCAATTTATCTGCTTTAAAAGAGCTCTGCATAGAAACCATAAAATACATTAGCGAGCATCATGAATGTTCTTGTAGGGTAAAATAG
- a CDS encoding isocitrate lyase/phosphoenolpyruvate mutase family protein gives MTNYLKFKALHHQMSPLIMGNVWDVQSAKVYEQLKYQAIGTSSAAIAHTLGYEDGEQMPFSDLLFMVERIISNTTLLLSVDIESGYGKTPAEVCDNIKRLCNLGVVGINIEDSVMEKGERNLKNKSEFFHFLEILLRELNKQKVSVFINVRCDAFLLQLPNALEESCNRIELYQRLPIDGIFLPCITAMEDIKQIVAKTNLPLNVMCMPELADFETLSAYSVKRISIGNFVYCYSHNMLVSISNSILEAQSFKTLWN, from the coding sequence ATGACAAATTATTTAAAATTCAAGGCGTTGCACCATCAAATGAGTCCGCTAATTATGGGGAATGTATGGGATGTACAAAGTGCGAAAGTTTACGAGCAACTAAAATACCAAGCCATCGGCACCTCAAGTGCTGCTATAGCGCATACGTTGGGTTATGAAGATGGTGAACAAATGCCATTTTCGGATCTGCTGTTTATGGTTGAAAGGATCATAAGCAATACCACATTACTACTATCTGTTGATATAGAATCCGGATACGGAAAAACACCTGCAGAAGTCTGTGATAACATAAAACGACTGTGCAATCTTGGAGTGGTTGGAATTAATATTGAAGATTCCGTCATGGAAAAAGGTGAAAGGAATTTGAAAAATAAAAGCGAGTTCTTTCATTTTCTTGAAATACTGCTGAGAGAATTGAATAAACAAAAAGTCTCTGTTTTTATCAATGTACGATGTGATGCATTTCTATTGCAGCTACCCAACGCATTGGAGGAAAGTTGTAATAGAATAGAGCTATATCAGCGCCTGCCAATCGATGGCATTTTTTTGCCATGTATTACGGCTATGGAAGATATAAAACAAATTGTAGCGAAAACAAATCTCCCATTAAATGTAATGTGTATGCCAGAGCTTGCGGATTTTGAAACACTCTCTGCATATAGTGTTAAACGAATCAGCATAGGAAATTTTGTATATTGTTATAGTCATAATATGTTAGTGTCTATTTCTAACTCCATATTGGAAGCACAATCTTTTAAAACATTATGGAATTAA
- a CDS encoding OmpH family outer membrane protein: MNTWTKLAMAIVAAAALASCNQKGDNKTSTSTNDSTAVASATDVKAEKIVYVNSDTLAEKYEYYKEIRTKLEAKVKKAQTDLQSKGQAFQREVADYQQKINTMSASERQATEERLARKQDELGRLDQNASSSLAQDEATEFGNVYTAITEYLKKHASEHGYTLVLTYSQKNPSVLYADSKLDITTQVVNGLNADYKKKNADQKK; the protein is encoded by the coding sequence ATGAACACATGGACAAAATTGGCAATGGCTATCGTCGCTGCCGCAGCACTTGCCTCTTGTAACCAAAAAGGTGATAACAAGACCTCCACTTCTACGAATGACTCTACCGCTGTCGCCAGCGCTACCGACGTAAAAGCAGAGAAGATTGTATACGTTAACTCTGATACTTTGGCTGAGAAATACGAATACTACAAAGAGATTAGAACAAAGTTAGAAGCTAAGGTCAAAAAAGCACAAACTGACTTGCAGTCCAAAGGACAGGCATTCCAGCGCGAAGTGGCTGATTATCAGCAAAAAATCAATACAATGAGCGCTTCAGAGCGTCAAGCTACCGAAGAGCGTTTGGCTCGTAAACAAGATGAGCTAGGAAGATTAGATCAGAATGCTTCTTCTTCTTTAGCGCAGGATGAGGCGACTGAATTTGGAAATGTCTACACTGCCATCACGGAATACTTGAAAAAACACGCTAGCGAGCACGGATATACCTTAGTATTGACCTACTCACAGAAAAACCCAAGCGTTCTTTATGCAGATTCAAAGTTAGACATCACTACACAAGTAGTAAATGGTCTAAATGCGGATTACAAGAAGAAAAATGCGGATCAGAAGAAATAA
- a CDS encoding methylated-DNA--[protein]-cysteine S-methyltransferase — protein sequence MELTKILMYKAIVEKDTSFEGVFFTAVKTTGIFCRPSCTARKPKIENVEFFETTKECVLKGYRPCKICDPLKKLHETPSEIQEILQELRDNPAFKFKDYDIRQRGIDPNKIRRWFLKNHGITFQAYQRMFKINSAFKRIQDGDRVTNTAYEMGYESLSGFGESFKNIFGVSPIKGKQQSVIDLKRIETPLGTMVACASSQGLCLLEFTDRRMLETELKSISRLLNATIIQGHNPFFEQLEMELDEYFEGRRTEFSVPLHTPGTAFQNKVWTSLRAISYGSTKSYKAQAESIKNPESVRAVANANGMNRIAILIPCHRVIGSDGRLTGYGGGVWRKKYLLELEQKYRNEITPRTS from the coding sequence ATGGAATTAACTAAAATATTGATGTACAAAGCTATTGTTGAAAAGGACACTTCGTTCGAAGGCGTATTTTTTACCGCCGTAAAAACGACTGGTATATTTTGTCGACCTTCTTGTACAGCTCGTAAGCCAAAAATTGAAAATGTTGAATTTTTCGAGACCACAAAGGAGTGTGTTTTAAAAGGGTATAGACCCTGTAAAATATGTGATCCGTTAAAAAAGCTCCATGAAACGCCATCGGAAATTCAAGAAATCCTTCAGGAGTTAAGGGACAATCCCGCTTTTAAGTTTAAGGATTATGATATAAGACAAAGAGGTATTGATCCCAATAAAATAAGGCGATGGTTTCTCAAAAATCACGGAATTACATTTCAAGCCTATCAAAGAATGTTCAAAATCAATTCAGCTTTCAAGAGAATTCAGGATGGTGATCGTGTTACCAATACTGCTTACGAAATGGGATATGAATCGTTGAGCGGTTTTGGCGAATCATTTAAAAATATCTTTGGGGTGTCGCCCATTAAGGGAAAGCAACAATCTGTAATTGATCTCAAAAGAATCGAAACCCCACTAGGAACGATGGTTGCTTGCGCATCCAGTCAAGGTCTTTGTTTATTGGAATTTACGGATAGAAGAATGCTTGAAACCGAACTAAAATCAATCTCCCGACTACTTAATGCGACCATTATTCAAGGGCATAATCCGTTTTTTGAACAGTTAGAAATGGAATTGGATGAATATTTTGAAGGGAGGAGAACCGAGTTCAGTGTACCATTGCACACGCCGGGAACAGCATTCCAAAATAAGGTTTGGACTTCTTTAAGAGCTATATCTTACGGATCCACGAAATCTTACAAAGCACAGGCTGAGTCTATAAAAAATCCTGAAAGTGTCAGAGCCGTTGCCAATGCAAATGGGATGAATAGAATTGCCATCCTTATTCCCTGTCACAGAGTAATTGGATCAGATGGCAGATTAACTGGATATGGCGGTGGCGTATGGCGCAAAAAGTATTTATTGGAACTGGAGCAAAAATATAGAAATGAAATCACTCCAAGAACGTCATGA
- a CDS encoding aldo/keto reductase: MKTIELNNGVKMPILGFGVFQIQDSIECERAVMTAIETGYRLIDTAASYLNEEFVGNAIKASGIDRDELFITSKLWVQDTGYRQTKDAFQRSLNRLQLNYMDMYLIHQPYGDIFGSWMAMQELYYEGKIKAIGVANFSTDRLMDLIVNSGFVPAVNQIETHPFHQQIESQKFLQEQGVQLQSWGPFAEGKNNLFHDQILSNIAAKYEKSIAQIVLRWLVQRNIVAIPKSVNSERIAENFKIFDFELTDNDMNSIATLDTNESSFFDHRDPKMVKLLSELKLSL; this comes from the coding sequence ATGAAAACGATAGAATTAAACAATGGTGTAAAAATGCCAATTCTTGGATTTGGCGTATTCCAAATCCAAGATTCTATAGAGTGCGAGCGTGCAGTTATGACTGCCATAGAAACAGGTTATCGTCTTATTGATACCGCAGCCTCTTATCTGAATGAAGAATTTGTAGGAAATGCAATAAAGGCAAGTGGTATCGATCGTGACGAATTATTTATTACCTCAAAACTTTGGGTTCAAGACACTGGATACCGCCAGACCAAGGATGCATTTCAAAGATCCTTGAATCGTTTGCAGCTTAATTATATGGATATGTATCTGATTCATCAGCCTTACGGGGATATATTTGGATCATGGATGGCTATGCAGGAACTCTACTATGAAGGGAAGATCAAAGCAATTGGAGTAGCTAACTTTTCTACTGACCGGTTGATGGACCTAATCGTGAACAGCGGTTTCGTTCCGGCTGTCAACCAGATCGAGACGCATCCTTTCCATCAGCAAATCGAAAGTCAGAAATTTTTGCAGGAACAAGGTGTGCAATTACAGTCTTGGGGCCCATTCGCAGAAGGCAAGAATAATCTATTTCATGATCAAATATTGTCGAATATTGCTGCTAAATACGAAAAATCTATTGCACAAATCGTACTTCGCTGGTTGGTGCAAAGAAACATTGTCGCTATTCCAAAATCAGTAAATAGCGAAAGGATAGCTGAAAATTTTAAGATTTTCGACTTTGAGTTAACCGATAATGATATGAATTCCATCGCTACACTCGACACGAATGAGAGTTCATTTTTCGATCACCGTGATCCAAAAATGGTGAAATTACTAAGTGAACTTAAGCTGTCTTTATAA
- a CDS encoding alpha/beta hydrolase, protein MKSLSYYLTLFVIKLKGIKRTFSIDPIDYKKLRNEDIHFPKKRYFKRRSYVKTFTVLNTTVTEVLSEKQSNKLLLFIHGGAFVYGPVKHHWDTIEKISRQTGHTIWMCDYPKAPEHKISEISRNIDKVYNSALEKVGSDNILCIGDSVGATLLITLTQRLIQNSRNLPGKLFLISPVIDPSFKNPDIDSIEDKDPILSKRGVVSAKLMCADHQNLSDPLLSPISGSFEKFPETVVFAAENDISYPDQKLFLKELEKERVITKVYIGEGMPHIWPLLPVMREAREALNTIIKLLNEE, encoded by the coding sequence ATGAAAAGTCTAAGTTATTATCTAACCTTATTCGTGATCAAATTAAAAGGGATTAAGAGAACGTTCAGTATAGACCCTATTGATTACAAAAAGCTACGGAATGAAGATATTCATTTTCCAAAAAAAAGGTACTTTAAAAGAAGGAGTTATGTCAAAACCTTCACCGTATTAAATACAACCGTCACGGAAGTACTTTCTGAGAAGCAATCTAATAAATTACTTCTTTTTATACACGGAGGCGCTTTTGTTTATGGCCCTGTAAAACACCATTGGGACACCATCGAAAAAATAAGCCGACAGACAGGGCATACCATTTGGATGTGCGATTACCCCAAAGCACCCGAGCACAAAATCTCTGAAATATCACGGAATATAGACAAAGTTTACAATTCCGCATTGGAAAAGGTTGGGTCCGATAACATCCTTTGTATAGGAGACTCTGTCGGAGCAACCCTATTGATTACATTAACACAGCGATTGATTCAGAATAGTAGGAACTTGCCTGGAAAATTATTTTTGATCTCTCCTGTAATAGATCCTTCTTTCAAGAACCCAGATATTGATTCCATAGAGGATAAGGATCCTATTTTATCAAAAAGGGGGGTGGTTAGCGCCAAATTAATGTGTGCTGATCATCAAAACCTAAGTGATCCATTACTATCACCTATTAGCGGAAGCTTCGAAAAGTTTCCTGAGACAGTCGTGTTTGCCGCAGAAAACGATATTAGTTACCCCGATCAAAAACTATTTTTAAAAGAATTAGAAAAAGAACGTGTGATTACCAAAGTATACATAGGAGAGGGGATGCCCCACATATGGCCACTTTTGCCTGTGATGAGAGAGGCAAGAGAAGCTTTAAACACTATTATAAAACTTCTAAACGAAGAGTGA
- a CDS encoding DUF4153 domain-containing protein, with amino-acid sequence MKVSLRNKLPSIHSIFAELMLSIKRFPAECIYALTGSFAALQLVRDEVLNSGSEIWWIRLLMLAAIAFPLNLSISLVLAKKETYSWKPFWAVKLCVALSSLLFFFLLNPEVYPQDVVHFSLLFIASILLVSFAAYFKDGDTMAWWHFNKVLILRLLTGALYSVVLGAGLSAAFATVNELLIEMDWVYLRYIWVLIFTVFFPLYFLAGVPKRLDGSLLTRDYPKGLKYFSQYVLIPLAFVYLVILLIYELKILTQWQLPNGLVSALILGYASIGILSLLLTFPIRDNQENAWIRSYSKYFYVFLIPLFILLMLAILKRVDTYGITYQRYFLIAIAAWLLFQIIYFLAFQRTTIKAIPISLFAVVLLINYGPQSALSVSLASQKSILMNLFEKEGLVKNGFLQPVAEDSIDAATAIRMASSLNYILYNYHPEVLQSILTIDIEQQLDTIKKDGNLTANSTNNYRSARTQITNRIQQHLHLTEFSNRWQFNAQYAEELKLNYYFKSTSSAIDVVGYNYAVELQPYVDSTGVDTLPNITYYQTRTGAYQEITLHLGEKDFRFAISDFIKQCLESEQYLKKYEDKVSSRSLEKRLVIPLSALRLTQQADGMEVTLQIQEIFFEYSASKDVKINSMKGTYLIKL; translated from the coding sequence ATGAAAGTTTCCCTAAGAAATAAGCTTCCCAGTATCCATAGCATTTTTGCTGAACTAATGCTTTCGATAAAGCGCTTTCCTGCTGAATGCATCTATGCTTTGACTGGCTCATTTGCTGCATTGCAGTTAGTGAGGGATGAGGTGCTTAACTCTGGCAGCGAAATTTGGTGGATCCGTCTGTTGATGCTTGCTGCGATTGCATTTCCTTTAAACCTTTCCATTTCCTTGGTGCTTGCAAAAAAAGAGACGTATTCCTGGAAGCCGTTTTGGGCAGTTAAGCTGTGTGTCGCACTGAGCAGTTTGTTGTTCTTTTTTCTGTTAAATCCTGAGGTATATCCGCAAGATGTGGTGCATTTTTCACTACTTTTTATTGCCTCCATTTTGCTCGTGTCTTTTGCCGCCTATTTCAAGGATGGTGATACGATGGCATGGTGGCACTTCAATAAGGTATTAATCTTGCGCTTGCTTACTGGCGCGCTTTATAGCGTTGTACTAGGTGCAGGCCTGAGTGCTGCATTTGCTACAGTCAACGAGTTGTTGATTGAAATGGACTGGGTATATCTTCGATATATTTGGGTACTTATCTTCACGGTATTCTTTCCCCTGTATTTTCTGGCTGGTGTACCAAAACGGCTGGACGGATCGCTTCTAACCAGAGATTATCCGAAAGGACTAAAGTATTTCAGTCAATATGTGCTTATTCCCTTAGCATTTGTCTACTTAGTGATCCTATTGATATATGAACTAAAAATTCTAACACAGTGGCAATTGCCGAATGGTTTGGTCTCCGCATTGATATTGGGTTATGCAAGCATCGGAATTTTGAGTTTATTATTGACCTTTCCTATCAGAGATAATCAGGAAAATGCCTGGATTAGGTCTTATAGCAAGTATTTTTATGTTTTCTTGATCCCCCTTTTTATCTTGCTGATGTTGGCAATTTTGAAACGGGTCGACACCTATGGCATTACGTATCAGCGCTACTTTCTGATAGCGATCGCTGCCTGGTTACTGTTCCAGATTATTTATTTCCTTGCCTTTCAACGTACCACTATTAAAGCGATCCCCATATCTCTTTTTGCAGTTGTACTGCTTATCAATTATGGGCCACAAAGTGCCCTATCGGTGAGTCTAGCTTCTCAAAAAAGCATCTTGATGAACTTGTTTGAAAAAGAAGGATTGGTAAAAAATGGATTTTTACAACCGGTGGCCGAAGATAGTATAGATGCCGCTACAGCCATACGCATGGCCAGCTCGCTCAATTATATTTTATATAATTATCATCCTGAAGTGCTGCAATCCATTCTGACGATAGACATAGAACAACAACTGGATACGATAAAGAAAGATGGAAATCTAACCGCAAATAGCACGAATAATTACCGTAGTGCAAGAACGCAGATAACCAACAGGATACAGCAACATCTTCATCTAACTGAATTTTCTAATCGTTGGCAATTCAACGCACAATATGCGGAAGAGCTTAAGCTCAATTATTATTTCAAATCAACTTCCTCGGCCATAGATGTCGTAGGCTATAATTATGCGGTAGAGCTACAACCCTATGTTGACTCCACTGGAGTGGATACGCTCCCAAATATCACGTATTACCAAACTAGAACTGGTGCATATCAAGAGATAACACTTCATTTAGGAGAAAAGGATTTCAGATTCGCGATTAGCGACTTCATAAAACAGTGTTTGGAAAGCGAACAATATCTGAAAAAATATGAAGACAAGGTGTCTTCTCGAAGTTTGGAAAAACGACTGGTCATTCCTTTGTCCGCACTAAGGCTGACACAACAAGCAGACGGTATGGAAGTCACCTTACAAATTCAAGAAATATTTTTTGAATATAGTGCGTCAAAAGACGTAAAAATTAATTCCATGAAAGGCACTTATCTTATTAAGCTTTGA